TGTCACTCAATTTTTACATTATTGAATTAAAATCATTAATTTATTTTTGTAATGGAAAAAATAAAAGCTAAGTGACTTTTCGATTAAAAGGAATGGTTTAGTCACTTTGCTTATACACTATACACAAAAAATAATTTAGAACCTATAACCAGACTAAATCATATTCACAGCTCGTAGTGTAGAAAAGTTCATACTAGAAATGTTTTTCATTTTCAAGATTCATACTGAAGAACCCTAGGCGGAAAAGCCAAGGTAGAAGCTAAAGTACGAATTTTACTGAACTTAGTAGCTTTtccaaataatatatttataacaaaaattcattatatatatttataactCAATCATTAATATTTGAAATCGTTGTACTAAATTACCTCATaaaattaaaatctaacacatgccAGGATAGTCGACATGCTTCATTTCAAATAAACCGGCCCCACGTTGGACGGTGTTTGCTCTTAGTCAAgccacctatatatatatatatatatatatatatatatatatatatatatatatatataattcctcCTACCAATATCTTCCCTCGTGGCTCaaagtcttcttctttttctcctgtCTCTCTTTGAATCCATTTCTTAcgatagtgtgtgtgtgtgtgtttttggCTCACTGTTATATATTACTTCAACAGGCAAAACAGTTACGCTGAAATCTACACTGATATATATTACTTTCTGCAATTCTAATTTCTAGCTGCCACTCACAAAATACAGGTACTGTTGTCTGTATATAAATGTGTATAAATTCTCATACGATTGCTTCGACTTTAATGAGTTAATTTTCCGGATAATTTTCCGTTTtctggattttttttttcttttttccaataTTTCTTCTTTTTAGAACTTCTTTTGTTTGACCTTTACTTTGACAAATTTCGGAGTTATAATGATTCTCGTGTTCTCTGTTTACTTTTTATCCTATTATATTTTACATgacattattattatttgaaagtcAAGTAATTCTTTCATACATGTATTTAAAATGGTATTAACTAGTAAATTATAGTAATTCCTTGGTCCCAATTTATATGAGCATTGTTCGACTGAGAATGAAGTTTAAGGAagaattttttcaaaaaaatttgtGATCCGAAGCAAGGTAAAGACTTTTcttgaaaaatttaaaattaaattatttctaaatttagaagtGAACTAAAAAGGAAGAGTGTTACAATATGAATTAGGACATAGAGTGTAATATTATGTATGTACtttctaattatttaaattttgtgTTTTAAGAAATTATCAAGATTAAAGTTCATAAAGTTcatgaatttgaaaatttaaaggtttaatcCTCGTGTTTCACATTTCTTCATTCTTTCTAAGCCAGAAGGACTATTCTTTTCTTGAAATTTAAATGGCTTATGTACCTTTGTATCTGTATATTACTAATTCTTATTTATGAATTATGAGTAAGTGTTACGACTGTACATATAGGGCTTGTTTGGTATGATAGATAAGGAATAATTAATCCCGACCTAAATTTAAGAAGAGTTTATTTTATGTTTGGTTGGTAGAAAAGTGCGGCATAATTAATCCTGGGATCAGTTATCccgaaaatatagtattttttatATCTATGATAAGATGAAATAATTAATCCCGAGATAATTAATCATGGAATAACTTATTTCAACCAAACTACCCATATATAGGTTGTTATTATCAGTGATAACTTTCACACATGTATTGGTTGGTGTTTTTCTGTACTTGAGATTTTAATTACATCTATTACAACTGCATTAAGTAACAATACAGTGAGTGGCCATTAAGTAATTCACTTTTCTTTTGGGTTCATTGAATCATAAATTTGGCTTTAATAGTGtgccttttctttattttgtacTCCCTCTGGTCCACGACTATTTTGTCTTGTCACAACCCTTAATAAAATACAAATTTATAGAAAACACGTAAGTATTTTGATTAAATTATTCTTAATTAAATTTTGCGTATTGTTAACTTGACACATTGTGATATGTAAATAGAGAtaaatttgaaaaacttatttaattaattcttaaatatataaaaatgacACTTATTTTGTatcaaaataaaaagacaaaaaattaGTTATTGTGGACATAGGTAAATACCGTTTATTTGTGTATAGCTGACAATTCTATGGGACCTTTGATAACAATTATatattttaatatactttatcaAAGAAAAACAATTTAAATTAATGTACTATTTTTTGTCTTATTTCCATAGTGCTAATTAAGTGGTCCTGTGATAAAGATGTGACACTTTCCGTCCACGGGATTTGAATTTGTTACTTTCACATAGTGGAATCCTTGAAATTTTGACCTTACTTTTTCATTCCAATGTCCATCTGGGACCCTTTTTCTGAATTTTTGTCCTTTATTTTGTTGTAAATTAATCTCCCATCATTATTCTTAAGCAAGCACTAGATGCTATCTACTTTACAGATTGTCTTTTCTTCCCTtctgtttcctttttttttttaaaattgtttttGAGGGAAAATGGTCAAATTTATCTCTGTAACATTTGAATTTCAATTTTATcctcatgtttagtctaattttATGATCGACATTAGGAACTATTGACTTCTAACAGATTTCCAACCTGAGTAATTTTAAACCATAATTAAAAATAAACAGGCAAAATTggacccttttttttttttctcaaagTATTTGAACACGTGTAAATGCGAGACAATTTATTAAAGTCAAATGTATAAATGAACCAAAAGTGTAAAGAATGTTAAAAATTGAATAATCTTTGATAACACAGGAGCAATTTTGAACCTTTTTCAAAAAGAGCGGCAAGTGAACATGGCATCTCGCGTTCGAGCGGGTTTTAAGGTTCTAAGAATGGCCGTACCTAAGAGGTGTGATATAGACATGCTATCCTAATACAAACATTACTGATTGCTTCCACGGCTCAACCCGTAACTTATAGATTACATTGAGACAACTTTACtgttgttccaattcttccttcaaCTTTGAAcctttttccttttatttatatatatatattgtggtgGTTGAGCTTCCTGGGATCAATTTAAACTTATGATTGCTATTTGTTACAGAAAGATAGTGAAAATGGTGGTAGAGAAAACTGAGAAGTTTGATCCACAAGAAGTAATTGAGGAGTTTGAGGTGTTAACAAGAGATGCTGGCAAAATTCAAGAAGAGACACTACAGAAGATTTTGGAAGAAAATGGAGGGACAGAATATTTGCAGCAATGGGGTCTGAATGGGAAAACTGACTCATTGTCTTTCAAGAATTGTGTACCCATTGTCACCCACAAGGATTTGGAGCCTTACATTCATAGAATTACTGATGGTGATCTTTTTCCTATTCTTACTGGAAAACCTATTACCACTATCTCCTTGAGGTACTCTAAAATTTCTTTACCTCCTAATTGTTGCAAACCTAAGATAAGTACTCcgtgtttcaatttatgtggcaTAGTTTGATTCGACCAGGAGTTTAAGAAAGAAcggatttttttttgaattttcacaTGTTTGACTTAAGAAAAAGAGTCAACTCGCACATATGGAGCGTGTCGCAacgtaaaataaataaataaatagatgtGTCCCTTCTATCATAATGAGAacagaaaattaaaaagaaatgattgtttttctttcttcaatGGTTTTTATTGGGGTGTAGAAGAGGAGTGGTGTTGAGTAGTGTAAAGGTTATAACTTTAGTAGTTGAAGAAGAAGATTTAATGTTAATGGTTGATTGCAGTTCTGGGACAACTCAGGGAAAGCCAAAGTTTGTACCTTTCAATGAAGAATTGATGGAATCCACTATGCAAATATTCAAGACATCTTTTGCCTTTAGGAACAGGTAATGTAATTTCCTGTACTATCTTATAATGCTTTATACTGTTAGCCATCTTTTTTCAACTCTACTGCATTTTTGGGTAATGACTCTTTTTATTTGTGGAAAAGTTGGTCCAGTTGAGAATTACACTATGAGatgtttatttctttattttgaaaatttccaCATCTGTTCATATGCAGTGGAAGATTTTGTTCTTTTGTTTCAATAAGTGGTTTTTACTTTTTCTCTTGGTACTCTTCTCAGGAAAGGGCTATAGACTTATAGTTCACACGTCGACAAATGTGGTGACGCATCCCTAACGTTCGTCACAAGGAGTTCTTTTTTATCTTTCATATTTCTTGAGATTCACCCAACTATATGTGGTAAAATTAGTGATTTTATCCCTTTTAAAAAGAAAACTGATTTTTTAACCCCTTCACGCTCATGTCACGTCAAAGTACTGCAAGAAAAAAAACCCTGCAAAATCTGGGGAAATTTATCGTAATTGATTAGTTAACATGTTGGCTAATTGTATTATGAAACGCGGGAAAAAAATCATTGGCTTATCAAATGGTTAATGTGAAGATTTATGTTATTTTTCAGAGAATTCCCAGTTGTAAATGGGAAAGCTTTGCAGTTCATATATGGCAGCAAGCAATTCAAGACGAAGGGTGGTTTGGCAGCTGGAACTGCCACTACCAATGTGTACCGAAACGCACAATTCAAGAAGACAATGAGGGCAATGCAGACCCCTTGTTGTAGCCCTGATGAAGTGATATTTGGCCCTGATTTCCAACAATCTTTGTACTGTCATCTTTTGTGCGGCCTCATTTTTCGCGATGAGGTTCAAGTTGTCTCTTCTACGTTTGCCCATAGTATTGTCCATGCTTTTCGAAATTTCGAACAAGTATGGCAAGAACTTGTTACCAACATAAGAGAAGGAGTACTTTCTAGCCGTGTGACGGTTCCTTCTATGAGAGCAGCAATGTCGAAATTACTCAAGCCTGATCCCGAGCTTGCTGATACTATTTTTAACAAGTGCAGCCGATTGAGCAATTGGTATGGCTTGATACCTGAACTTTTCCCGAACACTAGGTACATATATGGTATCATGACTGGATCCATGGAACCTTACTTGAAGAAACTGAGGCATTATGCGGGCGAGTTACCTCTGCTAAGTGCTGATTATGGATCTTCTGAAGGGTGGATTGGAGCAAACGTTAACCCCGAGTTGCCtcccgagcttgttacatatgcaGTACTTCCTAATATTGGTTATTTCGAATTCATTCCTCTCATGGAAAATTTAGACGGTCTGGAGCCAACGCCAGTCGGTTTAACTGAAGTTAAACTCGGCGAAGAGTATGAAATTGTAGTCACCAACTTTGCAGGTATAACTTTCTTCTGCctattttcttgtgatgctttaGTTGGCAAAAGCATATTATATATCAGTGGTTCACTGTATTCTCTCTTGGtataatgaatttataccaagAGAGCATATATAATGATTTATTATATATATCATTGGTATAATGAATTTATAGCGCAAGCATAAACTTGTATTCAAGGCCATGAGACTCACAAAAAAAAGGGCAGCCTGCTCCCGCTATGCGCAgagtccggggaagggccgagcacaagggtctattgtatgtATCCTTACCCTGTATTTTTGCAAAAAGCTATAtctacggctcgaacccgtgatctTCTAATCACATGACAGCAACTTTACTAGTTATCCCAATGCTCCCCTTCACCATGAGACTTACTGTTCACTTGAAAATAAGGATTGAAATTCATCTTGTTTATGAGTTTTGATTATTCCTTTTTAAATTTTTCGccaagaaattgaatgagtttagGCATGTAAAATATGCAGGTCTGTATCGCTATAGGCTCGGTGATGTTGTCAAGATAAAAGGATTCCACAATGGCACTCCGGAACTCCAGTTTATTTGCCGTAGGAATCTCTTGTTGAGCATCAACATTGACAAGAACACCGAGAAAGACTTACAACTAGCCGTGGAAGCAGCAGCCAAGATCTTATCAGACGAAAAGCTAGAAGTAGTCGATTTCACTAGCCACGTCAATGTCTCAGCTGATCCGGGGCACTACGTGATCTTCTGGGAACTGAGTGGTGAGGCCACTGAGGAAATCTTGAAAGATTGCTGCAATTGTTTGGACAAATCTTTCGTCGATGCAGGCTATGTGGGCTCTCGGAAGGTGAATGCAATTGGAGCTCTTGAGCTCCGAATTGTGAAGAGGGGAACATTCCATAAGATATTAGATCATTTTGTAGGATTAGGGGCTGCAGTAAGCCAGTTCAAAACACCAAGGTGCGTCGGCCCGACTAATCTCTCTGTGCTGCAAATACTGTCAAGCAATGTAGTTGAGAGCTATTTTAGTACTGCATTCTGTTGAATTAATGTATAATGAATGTATCTCGCCAGCCTTGTAAGTCAGCTGGTCATCTtcttaataatattttgaattgtATAAATTTGCGGTTTAGTTTAACTTCTCCATCCCCTCCAAAAAGACTAAAGCTAAACAATAAGATGCTAGAAAATGTTGCCGGTCTGTGGTGTCGAATCCTCCAAACGTAGTGTATTCTTTGCAAGATCCGACACAGGTGCAACAACATTTTAGACAGTTCCCGCAATATAGATAAGATAGTTTTCTATGCACTCAAGGGTCTGGCAACATTATAAAGGATTTATGTTATATATATGGATAGTACAAGATTGTTTTACAC
This sequence is a window from Nicotiana tomentosiformis chromosome 5, ASM39032v3, whole genome shotgun sequence. Protein-coding genes within it:
- the LOC104084467 gene encoding jasmonoyl--L-amino acid synthetase JAR4 isoform X1, translated to MIAICYRKIVKMVVEKTEKFDPQEVIEEFEVLTRDAGKIQEETLQKILEENGGTEYLQQWGLNGKTDSLSFKNCVPIVTHKDLEPYIHRITDGDLFPILTGKPITTISLSSGTTQGKPKFVPFNEELMESTMQIFKTSFAFRNREFPVVNGKALQFIYGSKQFKTKGGLAAGTATTNVYRNAQFKKTMRAMQTPCCSPDEVIFGPDFQQSLYCHLLCGLIFRDEVQVVSSTFAHSIVHAFRNFEQVWQELVTNIREGVLSSRVTVPSMRAAMSKLLKPDPELADTIFNKCSRLSNWYGLIPELFPNTRYIYGIMTGSMEPYLKKLRHYAGELPLLSADYGSSEGWIGANVNPELPPELVTYAVLPNIGYFEFIPLMENLDGLEPTPVGLTEVKLGEEYEIVVTNFAGLYRYRLGDVVKIKGFHNGTPELQFICRRNLLLSINIDKNTEKDLQLAVEAAAKILSDEKLEVVDFTSHVNVSADPGHYVIFWELSGEATEEILKDCCNCLDKSFVDAGYVGSRKVNAIGALELRIVKRGTFHKILDHFVGLGAAVSQFKTPRCVGPTNLSVLQILSSNVVESYFSTAFC
- the LOC104084467 gene encoding jasmonoyl--L-amino acid synthetase JAR4 isoform X2, encoding MVVEKTEKFDPQEVIEEFEVLTRDAGKIQEETLQKILEENGGTEYLQQWGLNGKTDSLSFKNCVPIVTHKDLEPYIHRITDGDLFPILTGKPITTISLSSGTTQGKPKFVPFNEELMESTMQIFKTSFAFRNREFPVVNGKALQFIYGSKQFKTKGGLAAGTATTNVYRNAQFKKTMRAMQTPCCSPDEVIFGPDFQQSLYCHLLCGLIFRDEVQVVSSTFAHSIVHAFRNFEQVWQELVTNIREGVLSSRVTVPSMRAAMSKLLKPDPELADTIFNKCSRLSNWYGLIPELFPNTRYIYGIMTGSMEPYLKKLRHYAGELPLLSADYGSSEGWIGANVNPELPPELVTYAVLPNIGYFEFIPLMENLDGLEPTPVGLTEVKLGEEYEIVVTNFAGLYRYRLGDVVKIKGFHNGTPELQFICRRNLLLSINIDKNTEKDLQLAVEAAAKILSDEKLEVVDFTSHVNVSADPGHYVIFWELSGEATEEILKDCCNCLDKSFVDAGYVGSRKVNAIGALELRIVKRGTFHKILDHFVGLGAAVSQFKTPRCVGPTNLSVLQILSSNVVESYFSTAFC